A window of Ranitomeya variabilis isolate aRanVar5 chromosome 2, aRanVar5.hap1, whole genome shotgun sequence contains these coding sequences:
- the OSTM1 gene encoding osteopetrosis-associated transmembrane protein 1 produces MLYVTACLVMTGVCMATEWAFDADTELLPRAQWAEQLSLSLLPAYSLAPDPTPDLSQCAQLLEEFANNSATLINCLVSMARPVRLCQHCYKEYGQLKATMSKIGNPIIQNSTVTCSTTLLRSDRVQVIVELNDFFDELWSDSKCDNCLQTNSTGVLNSTSQFMDSFDTLIQCFNNTMKETPISSQGNVSRVCLNCNETYRHLNTLYNALEHKNGLCIDLEDAMNSTRKLWSKTFNCTLPCTDTVPVIAVSAFILFLPVVFYLSSFLHSEQKKRKLILPKRFKSAASVANIQDKRN; encoded by the exons ATGCTGTATGTTACCGCCTGCCTGGTGATGACTGGGGTGTGTATGGCCACAGAATGGGCATTTGATGCAGATACTGAATTGCTGCCCAGGGCCCAATGGGCAGAGCAGCTTTCCCTATCACTGTTGCCAGCCTACTCCTTGGCGCCTGACCCCACCCCAGACCTTTCCCAGTGTGCCCAGCTTTTAGAGGAATTTGCTAACAACAGTGCCACACTCATCAACTGCTTGGTGAGCATGGCAAGGCCCGTCCGGCTGTGCCAACACTGCTACAAGGAATATGGCCAACTCAAAGCTACTATGAGCAAGATTGGAAATCCCATCATCCAG AATAGCACAGTCACCTGTTCTACAACACTACTGCGGTCTGACCGGGTCCAGGTCATTGTGGAGCTTAATGATTTCTTTGATGAGCTGTGGAGTGACTCAAAGTGTGACA ACTGCTTACAGACGAACAGCACTGGCGTCTTAAACAGCACATCTCAATTCATGGATTCCTTTGACACCTTAATCCAGTGCTTCAACAATACAATGAAG GAAACTCCAATCTCCTCACAAGGCAATGTTTCAAGAGTCTGCCTAAATTGTAATGAGACATACCGACATCTGAATACATTGTACAATGCTTTGGAGCATAAAAATGGCTTGTGTATTGACTTGGAAGATGCC ATGAACAGTACTCGCAAACTGTGGAGCAAAACTTTCAActgcacattgccttgtaccgatacTGTTCCGGTGATTGCAGTTTCCGCATTCATCTTGTTTCTACCAGTGGTCTTTTACCTTAGCAGCTTCCTTCACTCAGAGCAAAAGAAGCGTAAACTCATATTGC CCAAGAGATTTAAGTCCGCTGCCAGTGTAGCAAACATACAGGACAAGCGTAACTGA